One window of Candidatus Nanosynbacter sp. HMT-352 genomic DNA carries:
- a CDS encoding co-chaperone GroES — protein MSTPIKPLGDRVVAVREEAKTQTASGIYLPDNAKEKPVVAEVKAVGGDVKNVKVGDRIVYKEYSTTDLKIDGTEYLVVREEDILATVVG, from the coding sequence GTGAGTACACCTATTAAGCCTCTTGGCGACCGTGTTGTAGCGGTGCGTGAAGAAGCAAAGACTCAGACAGCGAGCGGAATTTACTTGCCTGATAACGCTAAAGAAAAGCCAGTAGTTGCGGAAGTTAAAGCAGTTGGCGGCGATGTGAAGAACGTCAAAGTTGGTGATCGGATTGTCTATAAGGAATATTCGACTACGGATTTGAAAATTGACGGCACGGAATATTTAGTTGTTCGCGAAGAAGATATTTTAGCAACGGTTGTTGGATAA
- the groL gene encoding chaperonin GroEL (60 kDa chaperone family; promotes refolding of misfolded polypeptides especially under stressful conditions; forms two stacked rings of heptamers to form a barrel-shaped 14mer; ends can be capped by GroES; misfolded proteins enter the barrel where they are refolded when GroES binds), with product MAKKVFYDDDARNRVLGGARSLYDAVKVTYGPKGRNVVIAKGFGGPTVTHDGVTVAEGIELPENDDETLGYKVGADLIKQAAKNLNKQAGDGTTTVTVLTYSILKEANRLIAAGHNPMELRKGIEQAGAEIVKELNKLAEPIEGRSDRVAEVATISAGDAEIGKLIAGVIEKVGKDGVVTVEAGQGLELEAEVVEGFSLDKGWVSPFFVTDAGRQEAVYEKPAILITDKKISSVQEFLPMLEKLAQSGKKDVVLIADEVEGEALSILVLNKLKGVFNTVAVKAPSFGDRRKDVLRDIAVLTGATVISEDHGLTFENAGLEVLGSARKVIVGKDETTIIEGAGKPSGVKERIAEIKSLSENASSEYEKEQFDKRAAALSGKVAVIKVGGATETEIDEKKFRVDDAVAATKAALAEGIVAGGGVTLVNLAGNLKVSGADSLSIGRQILKDALKQPFLQIMKNAGLNADALLAQVESGKPGFGVNVMKPEDGLIDVKKAGVIDPARVTKEAVQNAVSIASTAATMGALVVDIPEAEVAAAPGGMPGMGMM from the coding sequence ATGGCAAAAAAAGTTTTTTATGATGACGATGCGCGAAATCGCGTGCTTGGTGGAGCTAGATCGCTATACGACGCAGTTAAGGTAACTTACGGTCCAAAGGGTCGCAATGTTGTGATTGCGAAGGGTTTTGGCGGTCCAACTGTTACTCATGACGGTGTAACTGTGGCTGAAGGAATTGAATTGCCAGAAAACGATGACGAAACGCTGGGCTATAAAGTTGGTGCCGATTTAATCAAACAGGCTGCTAAGAACTTGAACAAGCAAGCAGGCGACGGCACAACGACTGTAACGGTGTTGACGTACTCGATTTTGAAAGAGGCGAATCGATTGATTGCGGCTGGACATAATCCGATGGAACTTAGGAAAGGCATCGAGCAAGCTGGCGCGGAAATTGTTAAAGAATTGAACAAATTGGCTGAACCGATTGAAGGCAGGTCTGACCGCGTGGCTGAAGTCGCTACGATTTCGGCGGGAGATGCGGAAATTGGTAAATTGATTGCTGGCGTTATTGAGAAAGTTGGCAAAGACGGCGTGGTTACTGTTGAGGCTGGTCAAGGTTTGGAGCTGGAAGCTGAGGTTGTCGAAGGTTTTAGCTTGGACAAGGGTTGGGTGAGTCCGTTCTTTGTTACTGACGCGGGTCGCCAGGAAGCTGTGTACGAAAAGCCAGCGATTTTGATTACCGACAAGAAGATTTCTAGTGTGCAAGAATTCTTGCCAATGTTGGAAAAATTGGCACAAAGCGGTAAAAAGGACGTGGTTTTGATTGCCGATGAAGTTGAAGGCGAAGCTTTGAGTATTTTGGTCTTGAACAAATTGAAGGGCGTATTTAATACCGTAGCCGTTAAGGCGCCAAGTTTCGGCGATCGTCGTAAAGATGTTCTTCGTGATATCGCTGTGCTGACTGGCGCGACTGTGATTTCTGAAGATCATGGATTGACATTCGAAAATGCTGGCTTGGAAGTTTTAGGCTCGGCGCGCAAGGTGATTGTTGGTAAAGACGAAACGACAATTATCGAAGGCGCAGGCAAGCCTTCAGGCGTGAAGGAGCGAATTGCTGAGATTAAGTCGCTTTCAGAAAATGCTTCTAGCGAATATGAAAAAGAGCAATTCGACAAGCGTGCCGCAGCGCTATCTGGTAAAGTTGCGGTTATTAAAGTCGGTGGTGCGACTGAGACAGAGATTGACGAAAAGAAATTCCGCGTTGATGACGCCGTGGCGGCTACCAAAGCGGCTTTGGCTGAGGGAATTGTTGCTGGTGGTGGCGTAACTTTGGTCAATTTGGCTGGCAATCTAAAAGTTAGCGGCGCGGATAGTTTATCGATTGGTCGACAAATCTTGAAGGACGCTCTGAAGCAACCGTTCCTACAGATTATGAAAAATGCTGGCTTGAATGCCGATGCGCTGCTTGCTCAAGTTGAATCTGGTAAACCTGGATTCGGTGTTAACGTTATGAAGCCAGAAGATGGTCTGATTGACGTGAAAAAGGCTGGTGTGATTGATCCAGCTCGTGTGACTAAAGAAGCTGTTCAAAATGCA